In one window of Meiothermus sp. DNA:
- a CDS encoding ABC transporter substrate-binding protein: MKKLMVLLVLALAAVSLAQKSGGILRAGMQTDPVGLDPHTTNATASRNVLENIYDTLVMLDSKGRIVPGLAQSWTVSQDGLTWTFRLRPGVTFHNGDPLKASDVAFSINRIKDPATKSPRANDFAVVRSVTAPNDSTVVITLSQPFTPLLAKLAFSTNVIVSEKVTRENNNDLNKAVIGTGPFRFVEYIPQTRLVVRKWDKYWQKDNQGRPLPYLDGITYTFYPDPAARSTALRAGAVDWIEYVTAADVRPLKADRNLTVVGGPSANFRALYFNTTKEPYNNPKVRQAIAYAIDKKAIVDLALFGTGGIVARGTTIPAGAYAYTNSPYNTRDVARAKQLLAEAGLANGFTMNLYVTSTYDFLRTPADVIRDNLAEVGIRVNIQAEDWNVYLPKALRSEFDVTLLGTSGQADPDDYLFNTFHPTSALNLSKYKNDRVTQLLEQGRRVASQAERQRIYTQVQELVLQDSPMAFLFHSAQYEAMNRRVQGFLHFPNTSYLAFRYTWLQ, encoded by the coding sequence ATGAAAAAACTGATGGTTCTGTTGGTTCTGGCCCTGGCTGCGGTATCGCTGGCGCAAAAGTCGGGCGGCATCCTGCGGGCCGGCATGCAAACCGACCCGGTAGGGCTCGACCCCCACACCACCAACGCCACCGCCAGCCGCAACGTGCTGGAAAACATCTACGACACCCTGGTGATGCTCGACAGCAAAGGTCGCATCGTGCCCGGTCTAGCCCAGTCCTGGACGGTCTCGCAGGACGGCCTGACCTGGACCTTCCGCCTGCGGCCAGGTGTGACCTTCCACAACGGCGATCCCCTCAAGGCCTCCGATGTGGCCTTCTCCATCAACCGTATCAAAGACCCGGCCACCAAGAGCCCCCGCGCCAACGACTTTGCGGTGGTGCGCTCGGTCACGGCGCCCAACGACAGCACCGTGGTCATCACCCTTTCCCAGCCTTTTACGCCGCTGCTGGCCAAGCTGGCCTTCAGCACCAACGTAATTGTTTCGGAGAAGGTAACCAGGGAAAACAACAACGACCTGAACAAAGCGGTTATCGGGACTGGCCCTTTCCGCTTCGTGGAGTACATCCCCCAGACCCGGCTGGTAGTGCGTAAGTGGGACAAGTACTGGCAAAAGGACAACCAGGGCCGCCCCTTGCCCTACCTCGATGGCATCACCTACACCTTCTACCCCGACCCCGCCGCCCGCTCCACTGCCCTGCGGGCCGGGGCGGTGGACTGGATCGAGTACGTCACTGCTGCCGATGTGCGCCCGCTTAAGGCCGACCGCAACCTGACCGTGGTGGGCGGCCCCTCGGCCAACTTCCGGGCCCTTTATTTCAACACCACCAAAGAACCCTACAACAACCCCAAGGTGCGCCAGGCCATCGCCTATGCCATTGACAAAAAGGCCATTGTGGATCTGGCTCTCTTTGGTACCGGCGGCATTGTGGCCCGGGGCACCACCATCCCCGCAGGGGCCTACGCCTACACCAACAGCCCCTACAACACCCGCGATGTGGCCAGAGCCAAGCAGCTTCTGGCCGAAGCCGGCCTGGCCAACGGCTTCACCATGAACCTCTACGTCACCTCCACCTACGACTTCCTGCGCACTCCGGCAGACGTCATCCGCGACAACCTGGCCGAGGTGGGCATCCGGGTCAACATCCAGGCCGAAGACTGGAACGTCTATCTGCCCAAAGCCCTGCGCAGCGAGTTCGATGTTACCCTCCTGGGCACCTCGGGGCAGGCCGACCCCGACGACTACCTCTTCAATACCTTCCACCCCACCTCGGCCCTGAACCTCTCCAAGTACAAGAACGACCGCGTTACCCAGCTTCTGGAGCAGGGCCGCCGCGTAGCCAGCCAGGCCGAGCGCCAGCGCATCTACACCCAGGTGCAGGAGCTGGTCTTGCAGGACAGCCCCATGGCCTTCCTGTTCCACTCGGCCCAGTACGAGGCCATGAACCGCCGCGTGCAGGGCTTTTTGCATTTCCCCAACACCAGCTACCTGGCCTTCCGCTACACCTGGCTACAGTAG